A segment of the Campylobacter vulpis genome:
AAATGCTTGATTTTTTACCAGATAGTGCGACTTATATGGCGAAGCGTTTTGAGGAAAGCTTTAAGCTTATTACGCCCGGACTTTTGTTTGAAGAACTTGGACTTGAGTATATAGGTCCTGTTGATGGGCATAATATTAATGAAGTTGTTAATGCTTTAAAACAAGCTAAAATGATGCAAAAACCTTGCATTATTCACGCACAAACCATAAAAGGTAAGGGCTATACACTAGCTGAGGGTAAGCACGCAAAATGGCATGGTGTGGGTGCTTTTGATATTGATAGCGGAGAAAGTCTTAAGAAAGCAAATTCTAAGCCTAGTGCGACAGAAATTTTTAGTCAAAATTTGCTTCATTTAGCACAAAAGTATGAAAATGTAGTCGGTGTTACAGCGGCTATGCCTAGTGGGACAGGGCTTGATGCTTTGATTGAAAAATATCCTCATCGCTTTTGGGATGTTGCCATAGCCGAGCAACACGCCGTTACCTCAATGGCAGCTATGGCAAAAGAGGGTTTTAAGCCTTTTATAGTGATTTATAGCACCTTTTTACAACGCGCTTATGATCAAGTCATTCACGATTGTGCAATTATGAATTTAAGTGTCGTTTTTGCTATGGATAGGGCTGGGATTGTTGGTGAAGATGGTGAGACACATCAGGGCGTTTTTGATGTGAGTTTTTTAAGTGCTGTGCCAAATTTAACCCTTATGGCTCCAAGAGATGCTAAGATGATGAGAGAATGTGTGAAATATGCTTATTTTCATCAAGGTCCCTTAGCCTTTCGTTATCCGCGTGGTAGTTTTATTTTGGAGGAGGAATTTACTTCTTGCAAACTTTCTTTAGCTAAGTCGCAATGGCTGATTAAAAATTCAAGCGAGGTGGCGTTTTTAGGCTTTGGGCAGGGTGTTGGCAAGGCGTGGAAAGTTTTGCAGAATTTGGGAGAAAATTTTGCAAATTTAATTGATTTGATTTTCATTAAACCTTTAGATGAGCTTTTATTAAAAGAATTAGCCAGTAAAACTAAGATATGGTTTGTTTTTAGCGAAAATGTTAAAATTGGTGGAGTGGCGAGTTTGCTTAGGGAATTTGTAGCCCTGTATGATTTAAACATAAAGATTGTGAGTTTTGAGTATGAAGATGCCTTCATTACACACGGAAATTTAAATGAAGTTGAAGTAAGTTTGGGTTTAGATGTAAAAAAATTAAGTCAAAAAATACTTGATATTATTTAATAAAAAATATTCTTTGATATAAACATTTTTTAAATAAATTTTTTATATGATTTTGCTTGAAACTTAATTTAAGGTGAGATTATGGAATTGTTGCAAATGCTTAAAAAATATGATTTAAAAGCGACTCCACAAAGACTTTGTGTGTTGAAAATTTTAAAAAGACACGAACATCCAAATATTGATGAGCTTTATGCTGAGATTAAACGAGAATATCCCTCCATTTCTTTAGCCACCGTGTATAAAAACATTAACACGCTTCAAAGTCAGGGTTTGGTTGTAGAAATTAATATTGCAAATCAAAAATCCTGCTATGATATTTATGAAAAAGAACATATTCATATTATTTGCAGCGGATGCGGAAATATCGAGGATAAAAATTTTGACGAAATAGAATTAAATGAATATCAAGAAAAACTTGAAAAAAAGATTTCAAATTTGATTGAGCATTTGTCCGTTTGTGCTTATGTGAAAAATTGTAAAAAATGTCAATAAATATTAAACTTAAAAGGCTAAAATAAGCCTTTTAGTAAGGGTTTATTGTGAATGATTTGTTTCAAAGAATTTTTTTACTTCACTCTTTTGATTTGAATACGGAGAAAATGCCACAAAGTGTATCTATAACGACTTTTTACACAAAAATTTCTCCTAAAGAAACCTTGAAATTTCAAAGTATCGATGAGAAATATTTTTTATTAAAAAATGGTTTGAGAGAGGAAATTTCTAAAAAAGAATTTAAGAAAGCAAAAGAAAAAGCTCTACTTGAGGTGCTTTCTAAAAAAAGTTATGAATTTTTAGATGGAGATAGAAAATTTCTTTTTCAAATCTATAAAGAAAAAAAGCTTTTCATTTTAAAGGTTTTATTTAAAAATGAAGAAGATGCTCGTCAATTCAAACTTGATGAAAAAATAAGACCTTTAAGAGAACTTGATGAAAAATTTAATTCTAAAAATTTAATACTTTATAAGTATAAAAATGCTTTTTTTGACCTTCACACTTGCTTTAATATTATAGAAAAAAATCAAAATTTTACACTTAATTTTCCTCAATCTTTATACGCAAATGATGGTTTTAGGGTGCTTTTATTTTATTTACTTTATGCTTTTAAAAGTCAAGCAAAAAAAGAAAATGGCAGAGTAAAATTACATTTTTGCGTTTTAAAAATTTGTGTATTTTTAAGAAATGCAATTGAACTTTTTGATGACAAAATGGCACAAAAATTGTTAGCAGGATTTGAAAAATTAGAAGAAAAACTTAAACAAAATGTAAATACAAAAAAACGCTTTAATATTAGGCTTTATAAGAATTTATTGAATGATTTTGAATTATTTTTAAGAGAGGGAGAGTTTTATAAAAGTGCAAAGAAAGATGTTTTTTTAAAAGTTTTTGTGGCACAAAAATTGCGATTAAAACTTATTTTATTTAAAAAATTCTTCATTAGAAATTTTTCTTATGACGAATTTATGTTTCAATGTCTAGAACTCCGTATTTTTCTTGAGCATTTTGCAGATTTTTTTAATGATAAAAATTTAGAAAAATTAAAAGCAGTCTTTGATGAAGATATTTTTATTAAATTTATAAAAAAACAAATGAAAATTTTAAAATTAATAGAAAAAACGAGTAAAAATTTAAAAATTTATAAAGGATAAAAACTATGCAAAAACAAGAAAAAATTATAGAAATGTTTAATCAAATTGCTCCAACTTATGATAAAGCAAATCGAATTTTGAGTTTTGGTGTAGATGTGAGCTGGCGAAGGAAGGCTTGCGAAAGAGTTTTAAAGATTTATGAAAACGATAATTTAAATATAGTCGATGTGGCTTGTGGCACGGGGGATATGATAGAAATTTGGCAAGAAAGTGTGCAAAAAATTCATAAAAACATAAAGCAAATACGAGGCATAGATCCAAGCTCACAAATGCTTAAAGAGGCGAAGAGAAAATTTAAAAGTGTTGAATTTATCGAAGCTGGGGCACAGGATTTACCTTTAGAAAGTGAGAGTGTGGATATTTTAAGTATCAGTTATGGAATTCGTAATGTGGTTGAGAGGCAAAGGGCTTTAGGTGAATTTGCTAGAGTATTAAAAAAGGGTGGCATTTTGCTTGTTTTAGAATTTACTAAAAGAGAGCAAGGTGGTTTTGTAGCGTTTTTTAGAGATTTTTATCTTAAAAATATTTTGCCAAGTTTGGGAGGTTTTATTAGTAAAAACAAGGAAGCTTATGCTTATTTGCCAAATTCTATTGAAGAATTTTTAAGTAAGGAAGAATTTATGCTAGAACTTGAAAGTGTAGGCTTTAAAAATGTAGATTTTAAAAGCTTTAGCTTTGGAGTAAGCTCTATGTTTATAGTGAGAAAAAATGACCGTTAGTGAGTTAAATTTAGGAGCTAAAGCATTGCTTGAATCGCATTTTGACGATATATTTTTGAGTGGAGAGCTTTCTAAAATTACAAAGCATAATTCCGGACATTGGTATTTTGAATTAAAAGATGAACGCTCAAGCGTAGCTTGCGTGATGTTTAAGGGGAATAATCTTAAGGTCGATTTTGAGCCAAAGGTGGGTGATTTTTTAGAGCTTGAGGGGAGTTTGAGTTTATATGCTGAAAGTGGGCGTTATCAATTTATCGCTAAGAATATGAAAAAAGAGGGTTTTGGAGATTTAGAAGCGCGTTTTTTGGCACTTAAGGAGAGTTTGCAAAAGGAGGGTTTATTTGATGAAGCTCATAAAAAAACTCTTCCAAAATTTCCTTTAAGGGTTGGAATTATCACCTCTTTTACTTCGGCTGCTTTGGAGGATATGCTTAAAATCATTACTCAAAAGGCTTATTTTTTGGCGAAAATTTATATTTTTAACGCTCTTACGCAAGGACAAAACGCTCCACTTTCTTTAATTAATGCCTTAAAAAAGGCTGATATGACAGGGCTTGATGTGATTATTATAGCAAGAGGAGGGGGGAGCAGAGAGGATTTGTTTTGTTTTAATAATGAAGCTTTAGCAAGAGAAATTTTCGCTGCTAAAACGCCTATAATTTCAGCCATAGGACACGAGATTGATTATGTGATTAGTGATTTTGTGGCGGATTTAAGAGCGCCCACTCCAAGTGCTGCCATTAACATTTTGCTACCTTCCAAAGAGGATTTGGAACAAAAACTTGATTTTATAGAGGATAGGTTAAAAACAAGTTTTATGATGATTTGTAAAAATTTAGATAATAAACTTTCAAATTTAGAAAAAATTTTCAAAGCAAATTCTTTGCCTTTGATGATAGGGCAAAAAATAAAGCATTTAGAAAGCCTCAAAAAACAATTGGATTTATTGATTAAAAATAAAATTCAAGTCAGTTTTTTGGAATTTGAAAAGTTAAAAAATGCTTACTTGCAGCACGAAAATTTTTTTGAAAAAAGCAAACATCTAGTTTCGCTTAGAAAAAATGGTAAAATAGTGCATTTGGAAGAGTTAAAGAGTGGTGATACCTTACTTCTTAGCTCACAAAATGTAGAAAAAGAAGCTAAAATTTTATAGTAAGGAGAGAGTATGAGAAAGATTAATTTTAGTGCAGGTCCTTCAACTTTGCCATTAGAGCTTTTAAAAGAGGCGCAGGAGGAGTTTTGTGATTATAAGGGTTTGGGTTATTCTATTATGGAGATTAGTCATAGGACTAAGATTTTTGAAGAGGTGCATTTTGGTGCGATGCAAAAGGCTAAAGAACTTTATGGTTTGGGGGAAGAATATGAGGTGCTATTTTTGCAAGGAGGAGCTAGCTTACAATTTGCGATGATTCCTATGAATTTGACTATGGGAGGCGTTTGTGAATATGCAAATACGGGAGTTTGGACGAAAAAGGCGATTAAAGAAGCGCAGATCTTAGGACTTGATGTTAGGATTGTAGCAAGCAGTGAGGAGGAAAAATTTTCTTATATTCCTAAGGTGGAATTTAGTGATAGGGCTGATTATGCTTATATTTGCTCAAATAATACCATTTACGGCACCCAGTATAGAGAATATCCAAAAACAAAAACGCCTTTAATTGTCGATGCTTCGAGTGATTTTTTTTCTAGGAAGGTGGATTTTAGCGATATTGCTCTTTTTTATGGTGGTGTGCAAAAAAATGCTGGAATTTCAGGACTTTCTTGTCTTTTTATACGCAAAGATATGCTTGAAAGAAGTAGGGGGAAAAATATCCCAAGTATGTTAAAATATGCTATCCACGCGGAAAACAATTCTCTTTTTAACACTCCTGCAACCTTTGCAATTTATATGTTTAATCTTGAAATGCAGTGGCTTTTAAATTTAGGTGGCTTAGATGCAATCCATCAAAAAAATATGCAAAAAGCAAATCTTTTATATGAGACGATAGATAAAAGTGAGAGTTTTTACAAGGGATATGCAAAAAAAGTAGATAGATCCTTAATGAATATAAGTTTTAATATAGCAAAGAGTGAGCTTGAAAATGTCTTTGTTAAAGAGGCTGAAGAAGCTGGTATGATAGGACTTAAAGGGCATAGAATTTTAGGTGGAATTCGTGCGAGTATTTATAATGCTATAACTTTAGAACAAGTAAAAATCCTATGTGATTTTATGAAAGAATTTCGCCATAAATATGCCTAGTAATTTAAGAAAGTTTTTTGACTTTCTTAAAAATTTTCTCCCCCAAAATGAAGCAGGGCTGATCCCCAAGTAAAACCGCCACCAAAAGCATCAAGTAAGATTAAAGAGCCTTTTTTAAGGCGTTTTTCTTCATAAGCATCATTCATTGCCATAGGTATGGAGGCTGCGGAAGTATTGCCATACTTTTGCACAGTAATAACACATTTTTCATCTTCTAAGCCGAGCTTTTCCTGCACGGCTTTGATGATTCTAAGATTTGCCTGATGGGGGACAAACAAATCAATTTGTGATGAGCGAATATGATTTTTTTCTAAGAGTTCTACAACATCATTACTTAGGGTTTGAACGGCTATTTTAAAAACTTCGTTACCTTTCATTTTCATCGCCAAAGGAGAGCAAATTTCTACATTTTTGGAACGCTCTGTCATAAGTAAATCTCCATAAGTCCCATTACTTGCTGTATGCACATCGATGATAGGATTTTCTTTATCAAGGCTTATAACTCCAGCTCCAGCTCCATCTCCAAAGAGAATGCAAATACTTCTATCTTTATAATCCATAAGCGAACTTGCTTTTTCTGCACCTATGATAAGGACATTTTTTTTAGCACCGCTCTCTACCAAACTTTTGGCAAGCTCTAAAAGATAGATAAAGCCCGAACAAGCTGCGGATATATCAAAGGCTGTGATATTATAAAGCCCTAAATTTGCAGCAATTTTACAAGCTGTTGAAGGCATAGTGAAATAATCAGGACTCAAAGTTGCTACAAGTATGGCGTCAATTTCGCTTGGCTTTAACCTCGCTCTTTCTAAGGCTTTTAGTGCAGCTTTTGTACCTAAGTCGCTAGTATTTTCGTCATCTGCGGCTATTCTTCTTTCACTGATACCTGTCCGGCGCAGTATCCATTCATCACTTGTATCAACCATTTTTTCAAGATCTGTATTGCTAAGAATTTGTTCAGGCACATAAGATGCTATACTTCTAAGAGAGGCTTTAAAATTTGGAAAGTTCATTTTCTATGGCTTTATTAATATTAGCTTCGCTAAAATGAAGTGCTTGAAAAATAGCATTTTGAATAGCTCTCGCATCACTTTTTCCATGACTGATAATCACACAGCCTTTTACGCCAAGTAGAGGTGCACCACCGTATTCTTGCCAGTCAATTTTCTTTTTAAGACGCATAAAGGAAGGTTTCATTAGTATTGCTCCAAATTTGGAGATTAAGTTTGTTTTAATATCTGCTTTTAAGATTTTAAAAATCGCTCCAGCCACACCTTCGCAGGATTTTAAAATGACATTGCCACTAAAACCATCGCAAACTAAAACATCGACATTTGCATTAAAAATATCACGCCCTTCAGCATTACCTATGAAATTTGGAAGTTTTTTCATTAGTTGATGCGTTTCTTTGGTAAGCTCATTGCCCTTGCATTCCTCTTCTCCATTTGAAAGCAAGGCGATTCTTGGTTTCGCAATTTGCATAATTTCCTTTGCATAAACCTCGCCCATAACAGCAAATTGAAACAAATTTTCACTTTTACAATCCGTGTTTGCACCCACATCTAAAAGTAGAGTTGTCCCTGCAATATTCGGCATTAATGTCGCTATTGCTGGTCTTAAGACATTTTGCAATCTCCCAAGTCTAAGTGTTGCTAAAGACATGCTAGCTCCACTATGTCCAGCCGAAACTACGGCTTGGACTTTGCCATTTTTAACAAGCTCGACAGCCTTGTATATGCTCGTATCTTTGCGTTTTAAAGCATCGGTGGCATTTTCCTCCATAGAAAAAACCTCCTTAGCTTCTTCATATTGAACCAAGTGTTCCAAATTTTTTGGAATGAGCGGTTTTAAAACCTCACTTTTGCCTACCAAGATAGCATTAAAAGGTTTGACATTTAAAGCTTTTATAACGCCCTCTATAATAGGCTTTTCACCGAAGTCGCCCCCCATTGCATCAATGGCAATGTTTATCATAATTTTCAATATTCCTTAGTTAGCGGATTAGCACGGTGAGGCATTTTGTAGCTTCCATCTTTATCTTTTATAGGCTTAGGAAGACTAACTTTATAGTGTGTCCTGCGTTTAGCTGCACGAGTTTTACTCACTCTTCTCTTAGGGACTGCCATTTTTTCTCCTTTTTAAATTTAATCTTTCTCACTGCAAGAATTGCAATAAAAATAGTCGCTTAAATAAGCTTCTAATTCGCCCATAGCAATTTCTAATAAGTCAATATGGGCATCAAAAAATTCTATCGTATCACTTAGCTCATTTTTAGGATCTTTATAAAGACCATCGCTTGCTAAGAGATTTAGTTTTTCATCAATATGAAGTTCTAATTCCGCTCCACATCTATCACAAGGTCTATAAACAAAACCTTGCATTTTTGCTTGAATTTTTACAAGCTGAGAATTAACTCTGCTTAAATTTCCCTCAAAGACCATGTTTTCCAAATTTAATCTAAAAGGATAAGCGGTAGAATTAATTCTAGAAAAAGCGATTTTCATCAGCAAATTTCATTAGATTTGAAAAAGAAATCAATCTCTATTTTTGCATTTTCTAGACTATCACTTCCGTGAACAGCATTTGCGTCGATATTTTCAGCAAAGTCCGCTCTAATAGTTCCAGCTTTAGCCTCTTTAGGATTTGTTGCACCCATTAATTCTCTATTTTTAAGCACAGCATTTTCGCCTTCTAAAACAGAAACAACTACAGGACCGCTAATCATAAATTCAACTAAATCTTTAAAAAATGGTCTTTCTTTATGCACAGCGTAAAATCCCTCAGCTTGCTCTTTGCTTAATTGCAGTTTTTTCATCGCTGCTATTCTTAAGCCATTGCTTTCAAAGCGGTCTAGAATTTTACCTATAACACCTTTCTTAACGGCATCTGGTTTGATGATAGATAAAGTTTTTTCCATAATCACTCCTTGACAATTTTTGTAAATAAAACTTGGAATTATACTTAAATTTGTTTATAAGAAAATTAAACAAAGAAAAGCTAGTGAAAACTAGCTTTAAAAATTTTAAGCAAATACAGGAGTATCGCCACTTCTCATATCATTTGATATATTTTCTCTGCTTGGTTGTCCCGAAGCAACTTCGCTCCAAACAATGCAACCATCAGTTGGACAGGCACTAGCACAGGCTGGTTGATCATTATGTCCAACGCATTCAACACATTTGTTTGAATAAACATAGTATCTATCCTCTCCCTCAGGATTGCTAACGTCATCTACGATAGCACTAACTGGACATTCATCAATGCAAGACCCACAAGCAATGCAACTATCTGTGATTTTTACAGCCATTTTAACTCCTTATAACTTTTGATGTTTGTTGAGTATTTTATCGGTAAAATCTTAAAGAAATATAATTTTATCGTTTTTTGATAATCAAAAAAGCCTTATTTTTGATAATAATTATTGTTTTTTACATTTTCTATTATATTTTTAAATCTTATTTAAAGTTTTAAATGATATAATTTTGCCATCAATAAATTTTATTATTTAGGAGAACACAATGATTGTTACAAAAAAAGCTTTAGATTTCACTGCTCCAGCAGTGTTAGGCAATAATGAGATTGTAAATGATTTTAATCTTTACAAAAACATAGGTCCAAAGGGTGCTGTCGTTTTCTTTTATCCAAAAGATTTTACCTTTGTTTGCCCTTCAGAAATTATCGCTTTTGATAAGAGATATGAAGAATTTAAAAGCAGAGGCATTGAGGTGATAGGAATTTCAGGAGATAATGAATTTTCTCATTTTGCTTGGAAAAATACGCCTGTTAATCAAGGTGGTATTGGTCAAGTTAAATTTCCACTTGTTGCCGATTTAACTAAGCAAATTGCTAGAAATTTCGATGTGCTCTTTGCTGAAGCTGTCGCACTTCGTGGCTCATTTTTACTTGATGCTGATGGCACGGTTCGTCACGCTGTGATTAACGATTTGCCGCTTGGTAGAAATATTGATGAAATGCTAAGAATGGTCGATACTATGCTTTTCACAAATGAGCACGGAGAAGTTTGCCCTGCTGGTTGGAATAAAGGCGATGAAGGTATGAAAGCTAATCCTAAAGGCGTAGCTGAATATCTTGACAAAAACGAAAGCAAACTTTAATCTTAAAGCCTCTTTTTGAGGCTTTTTCTTCATTATTAACCCTTTTTCTTCATTTCAAACTGATTTTTTACAAACATAATTAAACTGATTTTCTATCTAAATTCGACTTAAAGTAAATTTAAGCAAATTTTAAGGGGGGGGGGGGGGTATCATATGAGCTTTTATTTTACTTTTATGAGAATTATATGATTTATATTTTAGCATTTTTCTTCCCCTATGTTGCCTTACTTGTTAGAGGTCTTTGGATACAAGCGATTTTTAACTTTATCCTTTGTGTGATAGGCTATTTTACGATAATGCTCTTATTTGGAGGTTTTCTTTGTCTCATTGCTTCGATTTGGGGCATTATAGCCATTTTGCAAAATACCAATAAAAAAAATCATCAAGAGATGGTTGAAGCTTTAAAAAACAAAGATTAAAATTCTTGGTCTAAACTTTTGTTTTAGACCACACTTTCTTAGATAAAATTCTACAAATTTATATTTTTTCATTATAATTTAGCTTTAAATTTTTTAAGGGTAAATATGGCAGGCGAAGACCAAGAAAAAACGGAAGAACCCACCTCCAAAAAAATAGAAGATGCTAGACAAGAGGGTAATGTTCCTAAAAGTCAAGACGCAGCCGCTGTGGTAACCTTGATTGTGGCGATTACTTTGCTCTTATTTTTGTTGGGTTTTATGGGTGAGAGAGTGGCGAATTTGTATCGCTATTATCAAAGTTTTATTGGTGTGGAATTTGATTTACGCATTATTCAAGCCATTATGATGAAGAGCATTTTTGAGGTTTTGATTATCTTAGCTCCCATAGTTTTAAGCATTATGGTTGCAGGAATTATTGGTAATGTGATGCAATTTGGCTTTATTTTTACAACCAAGCCCATTATGCCAAATTTAAGTAAAATTAATCCTCTTAAAGGACTTAAAAATCTTTTTTCTCTCAAAAAACTCATCGAAAGTGTCAAAATTATTCTTAAAGTGAGCGTCGTTTTTACCATAGCTTTTATTGTTCTACTTCAATTTGTCAAAGAACTTCCTAAAGTCGAGCTTTATAGTCTTGCTGCACAAATGGTCTGGTTGAGGGATAAAACTTTGATTTTGGCAGCTATTGTGATTATTGCTTTTTTGATTATCGCTATTTTAGATGTTTTTCTGGTGCGTTTTCAATATTTTCAGGGTCTTAGAATGAGTAAGCAGGAAATTAAAGATGAGTATAAGCAAATGGAAGGGGATCCACAGGTTAAAGGTAGAATTAGGCGTTTGCAAATGGAAGCGGCAAGGCGTAGAATGGTGCAAGATGTCGCAGGTGCCGATGTGGTCATCACTAACCCTACACATTATGCTGTGGCTTTGCGTTATGATACGACTAAAGAAAATGCCCCAAGAGTGGTGGCTAAGGGGGTGGATTTTCTTGCTTTACGCATTAAAGAAATGGCATATAAACACAATGTTATCGTCTATGAAAATCCTCCTCTTGCAAGGCAGCTTTATAAGGATTGCGATATCGACCAACTTATCCCTAGAGAACTTTTTAAGGCGGTAAGTGAAGTCTTTAAATTTGTTTATCAGGCAAATAAAAAGAAATTTCCTAAATCTTAATCTAAAATTTCTAAGGTAATTTCTTCTTTAAGTTTGAGTTGCTTGACTTCTTTTAGCTTTAAATTTGGGGGAAGTTTAGAGAGTAATTCTTGATTTGAGCTAACTTCATTTTCCGCAGCCACTCTTAGTAAAATGCCCCGATAAGCCTTAGCATAATGGCTAACTATTTTACCATTTTTAAGGAATTTATAAGTGCTAACTTTCTTTTGTGGCGTGTAAAATTTATCATAAAATCCCGCTCTTAAATCAAGCACTTCTTCTTTTTCTAACAATTTGTCTAAAGCTTTACTAAAATGTTTTTTATAAAAATGCTCTATGTTAAAATCCTTAAGCTTTGCACCCTGTTTAAATTTATAAAAGGGCAGGGTATCATTTGCTCTTACTACGCCAAAAAGATTGGAAAAAATTAAAGTATTTTCTAGGATATAATTTTGAGCTTTTTTGTGAAGAGTTTTGAAATTTAAATATTCATAACTCACGCCTGTATAAAGTTTGATTGCTTGTTTTGTGGGAGCCGTTTTTAAATCTTGTAAAAATTCTTGTGTG
Coding sequences within it:
- the flhB gene encoding flagellar biosynthesis protein FlhB gives rise to the protein MAGEDQEKTEEPTSKKIEDARQEGNVPKSQDAAAVVTLIVAITLLLFLLGFMGERVANLYRYYQSFIGVEFDLRIIQAIMMKSIFEVLIILAPIVLSIMVAGIIGNVMQFGFIFTTKPIMPNLSKINPLKGLKNLFSLKKLIESVKIILKVSVVFTIAFIVLLQFVKELPKVELYSLAAQMVWLRDKTLILAAIVIIAFLIIAILDVFLVRFQYFQGLRMSKQEIKDEYKQMEGDPQVKGRIRRLQMEAARRRMVQDVAGADVVITNPTHYAVALRYDTTKENAPRVVAKGVDFLALRIKEMAYKHNVIVYENPPLARQLYKDCDIDQLIPRELFKAVSEVFKFVYQANKKKFPKS
- a CDS encoding YaaA family protein; this encodes MKILFSPSESKSKECDLSPFDESSFIFKELFKYRLEALQIYEDYLKNANLKELETLFGIKNPTQEFLQDLKTAPTKQAIKLYTGVSYEYLNFKTLHKKAQNYILENTLIFSNLFGVVRANDTLPFYKFKQGAKLKDFNIEHFYKKHFSKALDKLLEKEEVLDLRAGFYDKFYTPQKKVSTYKFLKNGKIVSHYAKAYRGILLRVAAENEVSSNQELLSKLPPNLKLKEVKQLKLKEEITLEILD